In Fibrobacter sp. UWB10, the genomic window GATTTTTATGAAAGCATCGCAATTTTCTGAAAACGCACAACTTTTAGCATTTGTCTTGCAACCCGGTGCCGAATGGCTCCCCGAGGTTATTGACGCCTTGGAACGGACATGGGGAAAAATCCGCCACAAAGGGAAACTTTTTGCTTTCGACAAAACGCCTTATTACACCCCCGAAATGGGCGAAGGCCTGTACCGCGGCGTACTTTCGTTCGAATGTACGATTCCGCCTGAAACGATAGCCCTCGAAAAGGAACGTAGCAACGCCTTGGAACTCACCATGGCGCAAGCGTCGGATCCCAACGCCCGCAGAGTAAATATTGACATCGGCTACATGGACTTGGACAAGGTCGTGCTCCCGAGCTACAAGCGAGGGCCCTTCAAACTTTACGCCGGCAACGGCGTGTGGCTCGACATGCTCTTGACGTACGCGAAAGGACAATTCCACCCAACGGCATGGGCTTTCGAAGACTTCAAGCGCAATCCCTACCAGCATGACTTACAGCTTATTCGCGAGCGCTACAAGAAGGCCGGCAGCGGGAAAGATTCTTCTAACGAAACGGCGGTTAGGCTTTGAAAAATCTGATCTCGATTGTCGTAGGCGTCATCGTCTTGCTTATTGGTGTCCGCTGGTTCATGCAACAGTCGGCGGCCAAAGAAGCTTTCGATAAGCACGAAGCGTTAATCGCCGAGACAAACGAATGCCTTGAAATGGCCGAATGGAACTGCGCCGAAAAGAATGTGCGCACGCTCCTCAAAGAAACGCCTGATGACCAAAATTTGCAACTGCACTTAGCAGGAATCCTTTTCGAGCAAGAACGCTACGAAGACTGCATCGCCTACGCTCAGTCGCGCAATTTTAAGCATGAAGACCTGGATTTCCTTAAGCAGAAATCTGAATCGCTGATGCGAGAAATGGCCGAATTGCAGTTGGAACGATCTATGCATTTCCGCGTGGAATTCGAAGGTCGCCCTTCCCGCAGCGATGTAATGGAAGCGCTCTCGGTTCTTGAAGTGGCCTACGATTCGCTTTGCAGGCTATTCGATTTCCACCCCGAAAACAAAATGCACTTGGTTCTTTACGAATCGTCGCAATACCAAGGAATCGGGCCGCGCCCAGAATGGGTGGGGGCCGTATTCGACGGCAAATTACGCATTCCGGTGAACGTGATGGCCTACCGTGAAATTTACCGCCCGATGTTCTTCCACGAGTTGACGCACGCGTTTGTACGCGCCATGACGCGCCATCATGTACCGCTGTGGGTCAACGAGGGCATTGCCCAAGTGATTGATGCATCTCGCACGGGCATGGCAAGGCCCGAAGGCGGCGCCCCCAGTATCGAAGCACTTACGACGCCGTTCGTGAACGAAAACAACACTTCGGCGGCAGTCAAACTCTACTGGTATTCGCAGGCCATGGTCGAACGACTTTTAGCACGCAACGCAAGCCTTGTACACTTTAGAGATTATATTCAAAACATGCGGCAATTGGGCGACGAAGAAGCCCTCCAGAAATTCTATGGCGTAACAACGCAACAGTTGCTCGACGAAGTAAGGTAATTTTGGCAGCGGAGTTCTTATGGCAAATCGCAAAAAACACATCGTGATTCTTGCAACCGGCGGCACCATCGCAGGCGTCGGTGAACCCGGCAAAAATACGGGCTACGTGTCCGGGCAAATCTCTGCCGAAGACCTAGTCAAATCCGTGCCCGAGCTTTCGGACTACGCCGAAATTACAACCGAGCAGATTTGCAACGTAAATTCCGACGACATCACGGACAAGCTCTGGATTAAGCTTTCAAACCGCATCACGGAACTGCAAGAAGACGAATCTGTCGATGGAATCGTCGTGACTCACGGCACCGACACCATGGACGAAACCGCCTACTTTATCAGTCTGACTGTCAAGTGCGAAAAAGCCGTCATTGTAACCGGATCCATGAAGCCCGC contains:
- a CDS encoding DUF4416 family protein, with amino-acid sequence MKASQFSENAQLLAFVLQPGAEWLPEVIDALERTWGKIRHKGKLFAFDKTPYYTPEMGEGLYRGVLSFECTIPPETIALEKERSNALELTMAQASDPNARRVNIDIGYMDLDKVVLPSYKRGPFKLYAGNGVWLDMLLTYAKGQFHPTAWAFEDFKRNPYQHDLQLIRERYKKAGSGKDSSNETAVRL